A section of the Saccharopolyspora gregorii genome encodes:
- a CDS encoding helix-turn-helix domain-containing protein — protein sequence MPTGRQTVERRQLGLTLRRLRREAGLSQQEAARAINRHYTRISHLESAKASLSIDELGLLLDRYGVSDADRETVLALGAVARKRQRGKGYTDQLPKSFERLADLQADAAAIGFYDTGIVPGLAQSQDYIVALMRAADGIWWEASEDEIERRVAFRLQQQRRVLEAEEPKQIDFVLTESALEEVVGSPEIMRGQLLHLLQLGERPSVSVRVLSRAATSKPLLGGGLITLDFAGNAPRMTCTTSHGPCTYHDQELETAPMLRAWESVRELALDSESARALLIEKLKELK from the coding sequence GTGCCCACAGGCCGCCAAACGGTCGAGCGCCGCCAGCTGGGGCTGACGCTCCGCCGACTCCGACGTGAAGCAGGGCTGTCCCAGCAAGAGGCGGCTCGCGCGATCAACCGGCACTACACCCGGATCAGCCACCTCGAATCGGCGAAGGCCTCGCTGAGCATCGATGAGCTCGGGTTGCTGCTCGACCGCTACGGAGTGTCCGACGCCGACCGGGAAACCGTGCTCGCGTTGGGCGCGGTGGCCCGGAAGCGGCAGCGCGGGAAGGGCTACACCGACCAGCTGCCCAAGTCGTTCGAGCGGCTGGCCGACCTGCAAGCCGATGCCGCCGCGATCGGCTTCTACGACACCGGGATCGTTCCGGGGCTCGCGCAGTCGCAGGACTACATCGTCGCGCTGATGCGCGCGGCCGATGGGATCTGGTGGGAGGCGTCGGAGGACGAGATCGAGCGCAGAGTCGCATTCCGGCTTCAGCAGCAGCGACGCGTGCTGGAGGCGGAGGAGCCGAAGCAGATCGACTTCGTGCTGACCGAATCGGCGCTGGAGGAAGTGGTCGGGAGCCCGGAGATCATGCGTGGCCAGCTCCTCCACCTTCTCCAGCTAGGTGAACGTCCGTCGGTGAGCGTTCGAGTGCTGAGTCGGGCCGCTACCTCCAAGCCCCTCCTTGGAGGCGGTCTCATCACATTGGACTTCGCAGGGAACGCACCTCGCATGACCTGCACCACTTCCCACGGCCCCTGTACTTACCACGATCAAGAATTGGAAACTGCTCCCATGCTCCGGGCTTGGGAGAGCGTTCGCGAGCTCGCCCTGGACTCGGAGTCGGCTCGTGCCTTGCTCATCGAGAAGCTGAAGGAGCTGAAGTGA
- a CDS encoding DUF397 domain-containing protein codes for MRAYDSGWFTSSRSAASSNACVEVRLTDRAVSVRDSKDPYGGDFTVDHRAWSAFLRHLTAPDVTG; via the coding sequence GTGAGGGCCTACGACAGCGGATGGTTCACAAGCAGCCGCAGTGCGGCCTCTTCCAACGCCTGCGTCGAGGTGAGGTTGACCGATCGGGCGGTGTCGGTGCGGGATTCGAAAGACCCGTACGGCGGTGACTTCACGGTCGATCACCGGGCCTGGTCGGCGTTCCTCCGGCACCTCACCGCTCCCGACGTCACCGGGTGA
- a CDS encoding DUF397 domain-containing protein — protein MRCHDTGWFKSGRSSAQGQCVEVRLTDRAVSVRDSKDPSGGDFTVDHRTWSAFLRHLTAPDVTG, from the coding sequence ATGAGGTGTCACGACACCGGGTGGTTCAAGAGCGGCCGCAGTTCCGCGCAGGGGCAGTGCGTCGAGGTCCGCCTGACGGATCGTGCGGTGTCGGTGCGGGATTCGAAGGACCCGAGCGGCGGTGATTTCACGGTGGATCATCGGACTTGGTCGGCGTTCCTCCGGCACCTCACCGCTCCCGACGTCACCGGGTGA
- a CDS encoding DUF397 domain-containing protein — protein MLIEKLKELTVMRYDTGWFKSSRSSASSNACVEVRLTERSVSVRDSKDPDGGELSVRHDAWAAFLATLS, from the coding sequence TTGCTCATCGAGAAGCTGAAGGAGCTGACAGTGATGCGCTACGACACCGGGTGGTTCAAGAGCAGTCGCAGCTCGGCCTCCTCCAACGCCTGCGTCGAGGTTCGCCTGACCGAGCGGTCCGTTTCGGTGCGGGATTCCAAGGACCCGGACGGTGGCGAGTTGTCGGTGCGCCACGACGCCTGGGCGGCGTTCCTGGCGACGCTGAGCTAG
- a CDS encoding metallophosphoesterase family protein — translation MRLLLIADTHLPKRAKALPEQVWQEVARADVVFHAGDWVEPPLLDELESRSARLVGVFGNNDGAELRRRLPEVARVELAGVRFAMVHETGAAQGRERRCDRDFPDTDVLVFGHSHIPWDSTTPNGVRLLNPGSPTDRRRQPHCTYQTAELTDGVLAGVELHRLPPRT, via the coding sequence GTGCGCCTGCTGCTGATCGCCGACACCCACCTGCCGAAGCGCGCGAAGGCGCTGCCCGAGCAGGTGTGGCAGGAGGTGGCGCGCGCCGACGTCGTCTTCCACGCCGGGGACTGGGTGGAGCCGCCGCTGCTGGACGAGCTGGAGTCCCGCAGCGCGCGGCTCGTCGGCGTCTTCGGCAACAACGACGGCGCGGAGCTGCGGCGCCGGTTGCCGGAGGTGGCGCGGGTCGAGCTGGCCGGCGTGCGCTTCGCGATGGTCCACGAGACGGGTGCGGCGCAGGGCCGGGAACGCCGCTGCGACCGGGACTTCCCGGACACCGACGTGCTGGTGTTCGGCCACAGCCACATCCCGTGGGATTCGACGACGCCGAACGGGGTGCGGCTGCTCAACCCCGGCTCCCCCACCGACCGCCGCCGCCAGCCGCACTGCACCTACCAGACGGCGGAGCTCACCGACGGGGTCCTGGCGGGCGTCGAACTCCACCGCCTGCCGCCGCGAACCTGA
- a CDS encoding mycothione reductase has product MPHFDLIIIGSGSGNSILDERFDDWNVAIVEKGVGSTGNYGGTCLNVGCIPTKMFVHTADTASSPGVGAKLGVDLELRDVRWREIRDRIFGRIDAISDGGRRYRAEGGSNVTLFQGEARFTGVKELTVATADGPETITADRFVVAAGGRPTVPDLPGIEQVDFHTSDSVMRLDELPRRMIILGSGFVGAEFAHVFSALGVEVTVVARSGALLRAEDEDVAQRFTELAQARWDVRLNRKQTSVEQDGDVVRLHLDGPDGPEVVEAEQLLVAIGRTPNSDLIDAAAGGLKVREDGKVQVDAEQRTSVDGVWALGDISSDHELKHVANHEMRVVQHNLLHPDELIDSDHTYVPHAVFSSPQIAAVGLTEQEARERGVDYVTKIQAYGDIAYGWAMEDSTGFLKLLADPSDGTILGAHIIGPQAPTLLQPLIQAMQFGLDARTMARGQYWIHPAMPELIENALLGLELQPE; this is encoded by the coding sequence ATGCCTCACTTCGACCTGATCATCATCGGCAGCGGCTCCGGCAACTCGATCCTCGACGAGCGGTTCGACGACTGGAACGTCGCCATCGTGGAGAAGGGCGTCGGCAGCACCGGGAACTACGGCGGCACCTGCCTGAACGTGGGCTGCATCCCGACGAAGATGTTCGTGCACACCGCGGACACGGCGTCGAGCCCCGGCGTGGGCGCGAAGCTGGGCGTGGACCTGGAGCTGCGGGACGTGCGCTGGCGCGAGATCCGGGACCGGATCTTCGGCCGCATCGACGCGATCTCCGACGGCGGCCGCCGCTACCGGGCCGAGGGCGGCTCCAACGTGACGCTGTTCCAGGGCGAGGCGCGCTTCACCGGCGTGAAGGAGCTCACCGTAGCGACCGCGGACGGCCCGGAGACGATCACCGCGGACCGGTTCGTGGTGGCGGCGGGCGGGCGCCCGACGGTGCCGGACCTGCCGGGCATCGAGCAGGTCGACTTCCACACCAGCGACAGCGTGATGCGGCTGGACGAACTGCCCCGCCGCATGATCATCCTGGGCAGCGGGTTCGTCGGCGCCGAGTTCGCGCACGTGTTCTCGGCGCTGGGCGTCGAGGTGACGGTGGTGGCCCGGTCCGGTGCGCTGCTGCGCGCCGAGGACGAGGACGTGGCGCAGCGGTTCACCGAGCTCGCCCAGGCCCGCTGGGACGTGCGGCTGAACCGGAAGCAGACGTCGGTGGAGCAGGACGGCGACGTGGTGCGGCTGCACCTGGACGGTCCCGACGGCCCGGAGGTCGTGGAGGCGGAGCAACTGCTGGTCGCGATCGGCCGCACCCCGAACTCGGACCTGATCGACGCGGCGGCCGGCGGCTTGAAGGTCCGCGAGGACGGCAAGGTCCAGGTGGACGCCGAGCAGCGGACCTCGGTGGACGGCGTGTGGGCGCTGGGCGACATCAGCTCGGACCACGAGCTCAAGCACGTCGCGAACCACGAGATGCGGGTGGTGCAGCACAACCTGCTGCACCCGGACGAGCTGATCGACTCGGACCACACCTACGTGCCGCACGCGGTGTTCTCCTCCCCGCAGATCGCGGCGGTCGGGCTGACCGAGCAGGAGGCCCGGGAGCGCGGCGTCGACTACGTCACGAAGATCCAGGCCTACGGCGACATCGCCTACGGCTGGGCGATGGAGGACTCCACCGGTTTCCTGAAGCTGCTGGCCGATCCGTCGGACGGCACGATCCTCGGCGCGCACATCATCGGCCCGCAGGCGCCGACCCTGCTCCAGCCGCTGATCCAGGCGATGCAGTTCGGCCTGGACGCGCGCACGATGGCCCGCGGCCAGTACTGGATCCACCCGGCGATGCCGGAGCTCATCGAGAACGCCCTGCTGGGCCTGGAACTGCAGCCGGAGTGA